A genome region from Stenotrophomonas maltophilia includes the following:
- a CDS encoding fimbrial biogenesis chaperone, translating into MLKRLLAVSLCSLFAVPAWAGNVSLFPTSIVAPAGEKSGALTLENHGKTPERFQVTVLDWSQDASGQDVTSPATAVLAAPSIVEIPPGSRRAVRLVRTQGVGTPGYYRVLLRQLPQPSTAGQVQLLIHQNLPVGFEDAKAGPPVLRARFTAKGLLLTNFGPTAARVTAVGPQGMPAWREGALGWVLPGQSKLVELKPGLKASTLSITANGSPATVPAD; encoded by the coding sequence ATGTTGAAGCGTTTGTTGGCCGTTTCGTTGTGCTCATTGTTCGCCGTGCCTGCGTGGGCGGGAAATGTGTCGTTGTTTCCCACGAGCATCGTGGCGCCGGCTGGGGAAAAATCGGGCGCGTTGACCTTGGAAAACCATGGGAAAACCCCCGAGCGCTTCCAAGTGACGGTGCTGGACTGGTCCCAAGACGCCAGCGGGCAGGACGTGACCAGCCCCGCCACCGCGGTGCTCGCGGCACCGTCGATTGTCGAAATCCCGCCTGGGTCCCGCCGGGCCGTGCGGTTGGTCCGCACCCAAGGCGTCGGCACGCCCGGCTACTACCGCGTGCTGCTGCGCCAGTTGCCCCAGCCGTCCACGGCGGGCCAGGTGCAGTTGTTGATCCACCAGAACCTGCCGGTGGGGTTTGAAGACGCCAAGGCCGGTCCTCCCGTGCTCAGGGCGCGCTTCACCGCCAAAGGTCTCCTGCTGACCAACTTCGGGCCCACCGCCGCACGCGTGACCGCCGTCGGTCCTCAAGGCATGCCGGCGTGGCGCGAAGGGGCGCTGGGGTGGGTGCTCCCTGGTCAGAGCAAGCTGGTTGAGCTCAAGCCCGGCTTGAAAGCGTCCACGCTCTCAATCACGGCCAACGGGTCCCCCGCTACCGTCCCCGCAGACTAA
- a CDS encoding HNH endonuclease, whose amino-acid sequence MTAKRRKSLRISAFHAQHGRCFYCGLPMWLAAPSELGLKPGKARPFQCTAEHLVAQQDGGRDVSGNVVAAHARCNQCRHKRSGPAPSPDAFRALVMTRVNAGKWWPQNQKFWQHQSTQ is encoded by the coding sequence ATGACCGCCAAACGCCGCAAATCGCTTCGTATCTCCGCCTTCCACGCCCAGCACGGCCGCTGCTTCTACTGCGGTCTGCCGATGTGGCTCGCTGCTCCTTCAGAGCTCGGGCTGAAGCCTGGCAAGGCGCGCCCCTTCCAATGCACCGCCGAGCACTTGGTCGCCCAGCAGGACGGGGGCCGAGATGTATCCGGGAACGTGGTGGCCGCGCATGCTCGATGCAACCAGTGCAGGCACAAGCGAAGCGGGCCAGCTCCTTCCCCCGATGCTTTCCGGGCGCTCGTGATGACGCGCGTCAACGCGGGGAAGTGGTGGCCCCAAAACCAGAAGTTCTGGCAACATCAGTCGACCCAGTAG
- a CDS encoding spore coat protein U domain-containing protein, with translation MRKTLSFSLALMAAFSATSASAADVTEDLMISATVNNECSLLVTQLGGGEYNGLAVGTQGYSNGALLVRCNQGTAFSIVPGDGLNYGAAIARPNHRAVSDGAGNFVAYGLFKDPGASQIWGSGADAWEGVGTGEQQMIGIGYTFYDLNKVPGGTFSDTIAVTLTY, from the coding sequence ATGCGCAAGACCCTTTCTTTTTCTCTGGCCTTGATGGCCGCGTTTTCTGCCACTTCGGCGTCCGCCGCTGACGTCACCGAAGACCTGATGATTTCTGCGACCGTGAACAACGAGTGCAGCCTGCTCGTGACCCAGCTGGGCGGTGGTGAATACAACGGCTTGGCGGTTGGCACGCAGGGTTATTCCAACGGCGCGTTGCTGGTGCGTTGTAACCAGGGCACGGCCTTTAGCATCGTGCCCGGCGATGGATTGAACTACGGCGCCGCGATTGCTCGTCCCAATCACCGTGCCGTGTCGGATGGTGCTGGAAACTTCGTCGCTTACGGCCTCTTTAAGGATCCTGGTGCCAGCCAGATATGGGGCAGTGGGGCCGATGCTTGGGAGGGCGTGGGAACCGGTGAGCAGCAGATGATCGGCATCGGTTATACCTTCTATGATCTGAACAAGGTGCCCGGCGGAACCTTTTCCGACACCATCGCCGTAACCCTGACTTATTGA